From Streptomyces sp. NBC_01754, a single genomic window includes:
- a CDS encoding Eco57I restriction-modification methylase domain-containing protein gives MTYDSLVNHGDYLSAHYLAEVLPKDLKAKDGLLARWAEMEERERRAHAQAVAEAKAAGGDPSAVPPRARTPREGLRALHGPYFASRADFARDAEALAVPDAPVPADWAKRLTDQHLATLHGLGFADAHEQAVTIHRSGHAYEVRALHDEPGLIAVSCGWTDEPDAALDPDGAGRLLYPVALEASARLTDAKALADFLFECDEPPRYVLMVAGGVVVLADRLAWHEGRYLAVGLDAALNRRDVRNGGELDTVAALFGADSLRVPEEGGTAPLAGFVDKSGKHAVGVSTELREGLRLSVEWIANEVLARLRDQGVSPGQIDEPARLAKELGRESLRYLYRILFLLYAEAQPSLGILPADDPEYVRGYGLQRLGDLVVRDLVGERSRRGFHLYESLDLLFRQVQKGHREFGSEPEDLQAQAADRAATEAEREAAELFAAGTITRDEHTERVREADRTRKAAARSADVGLRFEPLRSELFASDAVRLISTDLIENPAYEEGSGLPEYLDVRLRNETLHKVLHRLMLTRGKGRERGGFISYAQLGINQLGAVYEGLMSYTGFIADEDLYEVAKGGDASGGSWMIPASRVQDYPDEVFVERPHEETGRPLRVVHPKGSFVYRLAGRDRQTSASYYTPKSLTEVTVELALKHRLDQDGTKTSAEELLGWKICEPALGSGAFLNEAIDQVAAEYLRRRERELDRRIDPEARPVELQKAKAYIALHNAYGVDLNATAVELAEVSLWLNSMHPGMRAPWFGLHLRRGNSLIGAGRKVYGADALPHGQWLSKKAPLAPTDLPFRDGDLPDGAVHHFLLPALGWGAVAGEPEAKKLAEEQAKALGQWRRGVQKTPKGPKPFEEKDGEAADKRQARYARWAKAAAKTEAGRLQAVARRAEFLWSLVAKRLELSERKVSRRIDVWGAEWLEPATEAADKQRVLDDLTAAGTPYWRLKTVMDAWCALWFWPLDQVGLLDGTDGAAYALGGGGAPGAVPDLESAAPAGPAPGDVAWRATGLFDDPDGEQEELGADGADAAGLRAKGRSRSTGGRKARIKQDDRRSVIALKNFADWLEFLELALGTLDADPGSFLSGLDELPVDEALPLLETYERSLDDMLGMDSPFKLKSRFPWLAAVEDIAGTNEREIKTEDGQGFFHWELHFAHVFRGERGGFDLQVGNPPWVRPRWEENPLLAEYEPWFMLTEKPTKAERTRRLDELMTAEPVRRYLLHELAVHSGTGAMLGSGLLYPLLRGTQPDLYRAFMCRTWEHMAGEGTVGLVHPDSHFSGDKEARLREAAYTRLRVHGDFVNSGNRFFPPPVGRSSHFGVHVYAREGEIGFDHLSWLFSVDALRLSAQDDGTSPDPGVRYGESWDERPHQKRIVRVDEETLERWQRLTGDEGEPVRQGRLLSPVSTAEAQAIEALADYSLRLADYEPQITRGYDESGAKAADLIDYNVPDASGAVRQPADWSEVILKGPQLGLANPMFKQPSQGAGEVLGLNPLTLADDAVPESEYVYVAKPEVYRAAQDKWSDHRTLDELRASEREVARARTVVAETRGVAPEEVDGELVRRLRRPYTEFYRVAWREFIAPDTERSFYTALVPPGTTHIHAVRSAHVVNNRVTTLAAGFWSGVPLDYLLRTTRIRHLDVTPARRLPMPEVDHPLASALLLRTLRLNCLTTAYSEIWEELYDPTWPGYEPWAHDWQGLQPLHNVTPEWNRDTPLRTERARRAALVEIDALVAVWLGVTADALVAMYKSRFPIMQDFDAVTWFDAGERKLAGDRYTYGFGQTKEHYEQFLAYNKGERAEPPEGYTAPFYKANREEELRAAHAVFAERLRKAQAKQA, from the coding sequence GTGACGTACGACTCGCTGGTCAACCACGGCGACTACCTCTCGGCGCACTATCTCGCCGAAGTGCTCCCCAAGGACCTCAAGGCCAAGGACGGTCTGCTCGCCCGGTGGGCCGAGATGGAGGAACGGGAGCGGCGCGCCCACGCCCAGGCCGTCGCCGAGGCGAAGGCCGCAGGGGGCGACCCCTCCGCCGTCCCGCCGCGTGCCCGGACCCCCCGCGAGGGGCTGCGCGCCTTGCACGGCCCCTACTTCGCCTCCCGCGCCGACTTCGCCCGGGACGCGGAGGCCCTCGCCGTGCCGGACGCCCCGGTCCCGGCCGACTGGGCCAAGCGCCTCACCGACCAGCACCTGGCCACCCTGCACGGGCTCGGCTTCGCGGACGCCCATGAGCAGGCCGTCACCATCCACCGCTCGGGCCACGCCTACGAGGTCCGGGCCCTGCACGACGAGCCCGGACTGATCGCCGTCTCCTGCGGCTGGACCGACGAACCGGACGCCGCCCTCGACCCGGACGGTGCCGGCCGGCTGCTGTACCCGGTGGCCCTGGAGGCGTCGGCCCGTCTCACCGACGCGAAGGCGCTCGCGGACTTCCTCTTCGAGTGCGACGAACCCCCGCGTTACGTCCTGATGGTGGCCGGTGGCGTCGTCGTCCTCGCGGACCGGCTCGCCTGGCACGAGGGCCGCTACCTCGCCGTCGGCCTGGACGCGGCGCTCAACCGGCGCGACGTCCGCAACGGCGGCGAACTGGACACCGTGGCGGCCTTGTTCGGGGCGGACTCGCTGCGGGTCCCCGAGGAGGGCGGCACCGCGCCGCTGGCCGGCTTCGTCGACAAGTCCGGCAAGCACGCGGTCGGCGTCTCCACCGAGCTCCGCGAAGGCCTGCGGCTGTCGGTCGAGTGGATCGCCAACGAGGTGCTCGCCCGGCTCCGTGACCAGGGCGTCAGCCCGGGGCAGATCGACGAACCGGCCCGCCTCGCCAAGGAGCTCGGCCGCGAGTCGCTGCGCTACCTCTACCGCATCCTGTTCCTGCTCTATGCCGAGGCCCAGCCCTCGCTCGGCATCCTGCCCGCCGACGACCCCGAGTACGTGCGCGGCTACGGCCTCCAGCGCCTCGGCGACCTCGTCGTCCGTGACCTGGTGGGCGAGCGGTCCCGGCGCGGATTCCATCTGTACGAGTCCCTGGACCTGCTCTTCCGGCAGGTCCAGAAGGGCCACCGGGAGTTCGGCAGCGAGCCCGAGGACCTTCAGGCCCAGGCCGCCGACCGCGCCGCCACCGAGGCCGAGCGGGAGGCCGCCGAACTCTTCGCCGCCGGGACCATCACCCGCGACGAACACACGGAACGCGTACGCGAGGCCGACCGCACCCGCAAGGCCGCGGCCCGCAGCGCCGACGTCGGCCTGCGTTTCGAGCCGTTGCGCTCCGAACTGTTCGCGAGCGATGCCGTACGCCTCATCTCGACCGACCTGATCGAGAACCCGGCGTACGAGGAGGGCTCGGGGCTGCCCGAGTACCTGGACGTCCGGCTGCGCAACGAGACCCTCCACAAGGTGCTGCACCGGCTGATGCTCACCCGGGGCAAGGGCCGCGAGCGCGGCGGCTTCATCTCCTACGCCCAGCTGGGCATCAACCAGCTCGGCGCGGTCTACGAGGGGTTGATGTCGTACACCGGCTTCATCGCCGACGAGGACCTGTACGAGGTGGCCAAGGGCGGCGACGCGTCCGGCGGCAGCTGGATGATTCCGGCCTCCCGGGTCCAGGACTACCCGGACGAGGTGTTCGTCGAGCGACCCCACGAGGAGACCGGCCGCCCGCTGCGCGTCGTCCACCCCAAGGGCTCGTTCGTCTACCGCCTGGCGGGCCGCGACCGCCAGACCTCGGCCTCGTACTACACCCCGAAGTCCCTCACCGAGGTGACCGTCGAGCTGGCCCTGAAGCACCGCCTCGACCAGGACGGCACCAAGACGTCCGCCGAGGAGCTCCTGGGCTGGAAGATCTGTGAGCCGGCACTCGGCTCGGGCGCGTTCCTCAACGAGGCGATCGACCAGGTGGCGGCGGAGTACCTGCGACGCAGGGAAAGGGAGCTGGACCGCCGCATCGACCCCGAGGCGCGCCCGGTCGAACTCCAGAAGGCCAAGGCGTACATCGCCCTGCACAACGCGTACGGCGTGGACCTGAACGCCACGGCGGTGGAGCTGGCGGAGGTCTCGCTCTGGCTGAACTCCATGCACCCCGGCATGCGCGCCCCCTGGTTCGGCCTGCATCTGCGGCGCGGCAACTCGCTGATCGGCGCGGGCCGCAAGGTGTACGGGGCGGACGCGCTGCCGCACGGCCAGTGGCTGTCGAAGAAGGCGCCGCTCGCACCCACCGATCTTCCCTTCCGCGACGGCGATCTGCCCGACGGCGCGGTGCACCACTTCCTCCTGCCCGCACTCGGCTGGGGCGCGGTGGCGGGGGAACCCGAGGCGAAGAAGCTCGCGGAGGAGCAGGCGAAGGCGCTCGGCCAGTGGCGCCGGGGCGTCCAGAAGACCCCCAAGGGCCCCAAGCCGTTCGAGGAGAAGGACGGTGAGGCGGCGGACAAGCGGCAGGCGCGGTACGCCCGTTGGGCCAAGGCGGCGGCCAAGACCGAGGCGGGTCGGCTCCAGGCGGTGGCCCGGCGGGCCGAGTTCCTGTGGAGCCTGGTCGCCAAGCGCCTGGAGCTGTCGGAGCGGAAGGTGTCGCGCCGGATCGACGTATGGGGCGCGGAGTGGCTGGAACCGGCCACGGAGGCGGCGGACAAGCAGCGCGTCCTGGACGACCTGACGGCGGCCGGCACGCCGTACTGGCGGCTGAAGACGGTGATGGACGCGTGGTGCGCGCTGTGGTTCTGGCCGCTCGACCAGGTGGGGCTGCTGGACGGCACGGACGGGGCGGCGTACGCGTTGGGCGGCGGCGGAGCGCCAGGTGCGGTGCCTGATCTGGAGTCCGCCGCGCCGGCCGGTCCCGCGCCGGGCGATGTCGCCTGGCGGGCGACCGGCCTCTTCGACGACCCGGACGGCGAGCAGGAGGAGCTGGGCGCGGACGGCGCCGATGCGGCGGGACTGCGGGCGAAGGGGCGCTCACGGAGCACCGGTGGTCGAAAGGCCAGGATCAAGCAGGACGACCGGCGGTCCGTCATTGCGCTGAAGAACTTCGCCGACTGGCTGGAGTTCCTGGAACTGGCGCTCGGAACGCTGGACGCGGACCCTGGTTCCTTCCTGAGCGGCCTGGACGAACTGCCGGTGGACGAGGCGTTGCCGCTGCTGGAGACGTACGAGCGCAGTCTGGACGACATGCTGGGCATGGACAGTCCGTTCAAGCTGAAGTCGCGCTTCCCGTGGTTGGCAGCGGTCGAGGACATCGCGGGCACGAACGAGCGAGAGATAAAGACGGAGGACGGGCAGGGCTTCTTCCACTGGGAGCTGCACTTCGCGCATGTGTTCCGGGGGGAGCGGGGCGGGTTCGACCTTCAGGTGGGGAATCCACCGTGGGTGCGGCCCCGGTGGGAGGAGAACCCACTGCTCGCCGAGTACGAACCGTGGTTCATGCTCACGGAGAAGCCGACGAAGGCCGAGCGCACGCGACGACTCGACGAGCTGATGACGGCGGAGCCGGTGCGCCGCTACCTGCTGCACGAGCTGGCCGTGCACAGCGGCACGGGTGCCATGCTCGGCTCCGGCCTCCTGTATCCGTTGCTGCGCGGCACGCAGCCGGACCTCTACCGGGCGTTCATGTGCCGGACGTGGGAGCACATGGCGGGGGAGGGGACGGTGGGATTGGTTCACCCGGATTCCCACTTCAGCGGGGACAAGGAAGCGCGCCTGCGGGAGGCCGCGTACACGCGGCTCCGGGTGCACGGCGACTTCGTGAACTCCGGGAACCGCTTTTTCCCTCCGCCCGTGGGCAGGTCCAGCCACTTCGGCGTGCATGTCTACGCGAGGGAGGGGGAGATCGGGTTCGACCACTTGTCCTGGCTCTTCTCGGTGGACGCCCTGCGCCTGTCGGCCCAGGACGACGGCACATCCCCCGATCCCGGCGTCAGGTACGGCGAGAGTTGGGACGAGCGACCACACCAGAAGCGGATCGTACGGGTGGACGAGGAGACGCTGGAGCGGTGGCAGCGTCTGACGGGCGACGAGGGGGAGCCCGTGCGGCAAGGGCGGCTGCTGTCTCCGGTGAGTACGGCCGAGGCGCAGGCGATCGAAGCGCTGGCGGACTACTCGCTGCGGCTTGCGGACTACGAGCCGCAGATCACTCGCGGGTATGACGAGAGCGGTGCCAAGGCGGCCGACCTCATCGACTACAACGTGCCCGACGCGAGCGGGGCCGTGCGTCAGCCGGCCGACTGGTCCGAGGTCATCCTCAAGGGTCCGCAACTTGGCCTGGCAAACCCGATGTTCAAGCAGCCCAGTCAGGGTGCCGGAGAAGTCCTGGGGCTGAACCCGCTGACGCTGGCGGATGATGCGGTGCCCGAGTCCGAGTACGTGTACGTGGCGAAGCCCGAGGTGTACCGCGCGGCGCAGGACAAGTGGAGCGACCATCGGACGCTGGACGAGCTGCGGGCGTCCGAGCGTGAAGTCGCGCGGGCGCGGACGGTTGTGGCCGAGACACGGGGGGTCGCGCCGGAGGAGGTTGACGGCGAGCTGGTGCGGCGGTTGCGTCGGCCGTACACGGAGTTCTATCGGGTTGCGTGGCGCGAGTTCATCGCTCCTGACACCGAGCGCAGCTTCTATACGGCTCTCGTGCCTCCCGGTACCACACACATTCACGCGGTCCGCAGTGCTCATGTCGTCAACAACCGAGTCACAACACTGGCCGCTGGTTTCTGGTCGGGCGTCCCTCTCGACTATCTCCTGCGTACGACACGCATCCGCCATTTGGATGTGACTCCCGCCAGGCGGCTGCCAATGCCGGAAGTCGATCACCCGCTGGCATCAGCTCTCTTGCTGCGGACCCTCCGTCTCAACTGCCTGACGACTGCCTACTCGGAGATCTGGGAGGAACTGTACGATCCCACCTGGCCCGGCTACGAACCTTGGGCGCATGACTGGCAGGGGCTTCAGCCCCTGCATAACGTCACGCCCGAATGGAACCGCGATACCCCGCTGCGTACCGAACGGGCACGCCGGGCGGCACTCGTGGAGATCGATGCCCTCGTGGCGGTTTGGTTGGGGGTCACCGCCGACGCGTTGGTCGCCATGTACAAGTCCCGCTTTCCGATCATGCAGGACTTCGACGCCGTCACCTGGTTCGACGCGGGGGAACGCAAGCTCGCGGGCGATCGCTACACGTATGGGTTTGGGCAGACCAAGGAGCACTACGAGCAGTTCCTCGCGTACAACAAGGGCGAGCGCGCCGAGCCCCCCGAGGGCTACACCGCCCCCTTCTACAAGGCCAATCGCGAAGAGGAGCTGCGCGCCGCGCATGCCGTCTTCGCGGAGCGACTGCGGAAGGCGCAAGCGAAGCAGGCGTGA
- a CDS encoding DUF397 domain-containing protein, translating to MNSTSELAWFKSSYSGSQGDDCVEVALSWRKSTHSSSGDGDCVEVAACPTTVHVRDSKLRQSPQLAVGPGTWQSFLSYAAQG from the coding sequence ATGAACAGCACATCCGAACTGGCCTGGTTCAAGAGCAGTTACAGCGGCTCGCAGGGTGACGACTGCGTCGAGGTGGCCCTCTCGTGGCGGAAGTCCACCCACAGCAGCAGCGGCGACGGAGACTGCGTCGAGGTGGCAGCCTGCCCTACGACCGTCCACGTGCGGGACTCCAAGCTGCGCCAGAGCCCGCAGCTTGCTGTGGGCCCCGGGACGTGGCAGAGCTTCCTCTCGTACGCGGCTCAGGGCTGA
- a CDS encoding helix-turn-helix domain-containing protein has protein sequence MTDGTGGACGSPGSGEPEVSDSLKTFGEVLKAFRKRAGLTQEQFAERVGYSLQTVAKIEQGRRFPQVDFVERAEEILDAFGTLRGAARHLSRQPGLASWFRQWARLEAEAVSLYTYECRVVPGLLQTEAYARAVSFSVPPLPDEQELNERIAARIARQELLATCRKPPTAFSFIVEQAVLERHTGGEDVTRELFDHLVEVVERHWNVEFQLMPLRQSVHAGLDGPLRLAETADNHWYGYSEGQENGRLITDPKEISRLHQRCAKMRSQALTPEDSLGLLKRMRGAL, from the coding sequence ATGACGGACGGTACGGGTGGGGCGTGCGGGTCGCCGGGCAGCGGGGAGCCGGAGGTCTCGGACAGCCTCAAGACGTTCGGCGAGGTCCTGAAGGCCTTCCGCAAGCGGGCGGGTCTGACGCAGGAGCAGTTCGCCGAGCGGGTGGGGTACTCGCTCCAGACGGTCGCCAAGATCGAGCAGGGCCGCCGCTTCCCGCAAGTGGACTTCGTGGAACGGGCGGAGGAGATCCTGGACGCGTTCGGGACGCTACGGGGCGCGGCGCGGCATCTCTCGCGGCAGCCGGGGCTGGCGAGTTGGTTCCGTCAGTGGGCGCGGTTGGAGGCCGAGGCGGTGAGCCTGTACACGTACGAGTGCCGGGTGGTGCCGGGGCTGTTGCAGACGGAGGCGTATGCGCGAGCGGTGTCGTTCAGCGTGCCGCCGCTACCGGACGAGCAAGAGCTGAACGAACGTATCGCGGCGCGGATCGCCCGCCAGGAGCTGCTGGCGACGTGCCGGAAGCCGCCGACGGCATTCAGCTTCATCGTGGAGCAGGCGGTGCTTGAGCGGCACACGGGCGGGGAGGACGTGACGCGGGAGTTGTTCGACCACCTGGTGGAGGTCGTGGAGCGGCACTGGAACGTCGAGTTTCAGCTGATGCCGCTGCGGCAGTCGGTGCATGCGGGGTTGGACGGGCCGTTGCGACTGGCCGAGACGGCCGACAATCACTGGTACGGCTACTCGGAGGGTCAGGAGAATGGCCGCCTCATCACTGACCCGAAAGAGATAAGCCGTCTTCATCAGCGCTGTGCCAAGATGCGCTCACAGGCTCTGACCCCGGAGGACTCCCTGGGCCTGTTGAAGCGAATGCGAGGAGCGCTATGA
- a CDS encoding ATP-binding protein has protein sequence MTSAHAPQPSVAVRVFAQRFSSTPRGARLARHLAVHQLDAWGIPYGSDASDTAALLVAELGANAVAHGRVPGRDFEVRLRLDAYTLRIDVSDARGERRPAGRGVAVPPPCADGGRGLLLVEVLADRWEVRDRLPVGKTVRAELDLPR, from the coding sequence ATGACGTCAGCCCACGCCCCCCAACCATCCGTCGCCGTACGTGTGTTCGCGCAGCGGTTCAGCTCCACCCCACGCGGTGCGCGCCTCGCCCGTCACCTCGCCGTGCATCAGCTGGACGCCTGGGGCATCCCGTACGGTTCCGACGCCTCGGACACCGCCGCTCTCCTGGTCGCCGAGCTCGGCGCCAACGCCGTCGCCCACGGCCGTGTCCCCGGCCGTGACTTCGAGGTGCGGCTCCGCCTCGACGCGTACACGCTGCGGATCGACGTCTCGGACGCGCGCGGCGAACGCCGTCCCGCCGGACGCGGGGTCGCCGTCCCGCCGCCCTGCGCCGACGGTGGTCGCGGGCTGCTGCTCGTGGAGGTGCTGGCCGACCGGTGGGAGGTACGCGACCGGCTGCCCGTCGGCAAGACCGTCCGCGCCGAACTGGACCTGCCCCGCTGA
- a CDS encoding DUF262 domain-containing protein has protein sequence MAGLEDSGSGRTTGRNRAVGYRRYQFPPGEDAEQLQPGLFPTLHGPVEVGNDGLPTGVELEQLVDEESEARDPGEIVAPFQPENIRIETQTTTVDLLLSRLREGMIDLAPDFQRRAGIWTDVQQSRLIESLLLRIPISSFHMAQDEDDNWAVVDGIQRLTAIARFMAPETVGMPPLRLRGLDYLQDFHGHGYQDLTGRLKIRLRETQLVVHIIQQGTPEAVKFNVFARINTGGMPLKPQEIRHALIDGPVRGYLADLAEDRAFGEATGNSVSNERMADREMVLRFLAFRLTDPAEHVQRDFDQFLIDAMHQVNRLGVRERGAVAVEFRKAMRCATDVFGEHAFRKWRGEKGKSPINKALFETVAVNLATLDDHGRKALVTSRDRVLDGFFELMKDWDFDRAISVATGDTKKVRTRFSAMAELFRGVVNGD, from the coding sequence ATGGCGGGGCTTGAGGACAGTGGCAGCGGGCGCACCACCGGGCGGAACCGTGCCGTCGGATACCGGCGCTACCAGTTTCCGCCGGGGGAGGACGCCGAACAGCTCCAGCCGGGGCTGTTCCCCACCCTGCACGGTCCCGTCGAGGTCGGTAACGACGGGCTGCCCACCGGTGTGGAGCTGGAACAGCTCGTCGACGAGGAGAGCGAGGCGCGCGACCCGGGCGAGATCGTCGCGCCCTTCCAGCCCGAGAACATCAGGATCGAGACCCAGACGACCACCGTCGACCTGCTGCTGTCCCGGCTCAGGGAGGGGATGATCGATCTCGCGCCCGACTTCCAGCGCCGGGCCGGTATCTGGACCGACGTGCAGCAGAGCCGGCTCATCGAGTCGCTGCTCCTGCGCATTCCCATCTCGTCGTTCCACATGGCGCAGGACGAGGACGACAACTGGGCCGTGGTCGACGGGATCCAGCGGCTCACGGCCATCGCCCGGTTCATGGCCCCGGAGACCGTGGGAATGCCACCGCTCCGGCTGCGGGGGCTCGACTACCTCCAGGACTTCCACGGGCACGGCTACCAGGACCTCACCGGGCGGCTGAAGATCAGGCTGCGCGAGACGCAGCTCGTGGTGCACATCATTCAGCAAGGCACCCCGGAGGCGGTGAAGTTCAACGTCTTCGCGCGGATCAACACGGGCGGGATGCCACTCAAGCCGCAGGAGATCCGGCACGCCCTGATCGACGGCCCGGTACGCGGCTATCTCGCCGACCTCGCCGAGGACCGGGCCTTCGGCGAGGCCACCGGGAACAGCGTGTCCAACGAGCGCATGGCCGATCGGGAGATGGTGCTGCGCTTCCTGGCGTTCCGGCTGACCGACCCGGCCGAGCACGTGCAACGCGACTTCGACCAGTTCCTCATCGACGCCATGCACCAGGTGAACCGGCTCGGTGTGCGGGAGCGCGGCGCGGTGGCGGTCGAGTTCCGGAAGGCGATGCGTTGCGCGACGGACGTCTTCGGTGAACACGCCTTCCGGAAATGGCGCGGCGAAAAGGGCAAGTCGCCCATCAACAAAGCGCTCTTCGAGACGGTCGCCGTCAATCTGGCCACCCTGGACGATCACGGACGTAAAGCGTTGGTAACGTCACGTGACAGGGTGCTCGACGGCTTCTTCGAGCTGATGAAGGACTGGGACTTCGACCGCGCGATCTCCGTCGCCACCGGCGACACGAAGAAGGTGCGTACGAGGTTCTCCGCGATGGCGGAGCTCTTCCGGGGGGTGGTGAACGGTGATTGA
- a CDS encoding AAA family ATPase produces MIDQLTLTNFKAFQHVDLRLGPLTLLTGLNSSGKSSVLQALGLLQQSYQAGEFYEVPDLFTLPGDRGGPPTGHGFLLNGEFVSLGTGRDVLHEDFAGEEPEITLAVSEGPARYAWTVAYEPEQNLLPLLRVDNPQNSEGALARGDIASVIPGCFTAGFQYLHADRISPAEFYPRDHHAAIGRGFLGVRGEHTVNFLRHHHQVGFEVPEGPLRHPKAASARLLDQAAAWMGELCPGVDIQAAAIDGTDSVRLSYGFDGPRGTRRRPTNVGFGLTYALPIVVACLTAQPGSLVLLENPEAHLHPRGQSRIAGLLAAAAAQGAQLIVETHSDHVLNGVRLAVKRGVLAPDRAVVHYFRGGVTGSEVASPRIDRDGMLDQWPEGFFDEVENLLDELLT; encoded by the coding sequence GTGATTGACCAGCTGACGCTGACGAACTTCAAGGCGTTCCAGCACGTGGACCTGCGCCTCGGGCCCCTCACCCTGCTGACCGGGCTCAACTCCTCCGGCAAGAGCAGTGTGCTCCAGGCGCTGGGGCTGCTCCAGCAGTCCTACCAGGCTGGGGAGTTCTACGAGGTCCCCGATCTGTTCACCCTGCCGGGTGACCGGGGCGGGCCCCCGACCGGCCACGGCTTCCTCCTCAACGGCGAATTCGTCTCGCTCGGCACCGGGCGCGACGTCCTGCACGAGGACTTCGCCGGGGAGGAACCGGAGATCACCCTCGCGGTGAGCGAAGGGCCGGCCCGCTACGCCTGGACCGTCGCCTACGAACCGGAACAGAACCTGCTGCCTCTGCTCCGCGTCGACAACCCACAGAACAGCGAGGGCGCGTTGGCACGGGGGGACATCGCCTCCGTCATCCCCGGCTGCTTCACCGCCGGGTTCCAGTACCTGCACGCCGACCGCATCTCACCCGCCGAGTTCTATCCGCGCGACCACCACGCGGCCATCGGCCGTGGCTTCCTCGGCGTCCGGGGCGAGCACACCGTCAACTTCCTGCGCCACCACCACCAGGTCGGGTTCGAGGTCCCCGAAGGGCCCCTGCGTCACCCGAAGGCCGCTTCCGCCCGGCTGCTCGACCAGGCCGCCGCCTGGATGGGGGAGCTGTGCCCCGGAGTGGACATCCAGGCCGCCGCCATCGACGGCACGGACTCGGTGCGTCTCTCGTACGGTTTCGACGGCCCTCGCGGCACGCGCCGACGCCCCACGAACGTCGGCTTCGGGCTCACGTACGCCCTGCCGATCGTCGTGGCCTGTCTGACGGCGCAGCCGGGTTCGCTGGTCCTGCTGGAGAACCCGGAGGCGCATCTGCACCCGCGCGGCCAGTCCCGGATCGCGGGCCTCCTCGCGGCGGCTGCGGCGCAAGGGGCGCAGCTGATCGTCGAGACGCACAGCGACCACGTGCTCAACGGGGTGCGGCTCGCCGTCAAGCGTGGAGTGCTGGCGCCGGACCGTGCCGTTGTCCACTACTTCCGGGGCGGCGTGACGGGCAGCGAGGTGGCCAGCCCCCGCATCGACCGCGACGGCATGCTCGACCAGTGGCCGGAGGGGTTCTTCGACGAGGTGGAGAACCTGCTCGACGAACTGCTGACCTGA